One window from the genome of Polynucleobacter sp. MWH-Svant-W18 encodes:
- the msbA gene encoding lipid A export permease/ATP-binding protein MsbA: protein MNAQDRTALNRLITYLKPHIGLIIGSLVAMAFVAAAETSIPALMKPLLDRGFTGQLNSKLWQVPVFLVGLAMVRSLAQFLSNYLLSRVINSVLLKLRQQMFQTLLNASTAFFQKNSASNLINAVVFEVNNVLSIMGGMLISLVRDSLTVVGLMGYLIYLNWQLTLVVLVIFPIIAFIMSKINRRLRSLNREQQTLTSDLAYIVEEAAAGYKIVKVHGAEQYEMNRFLEKADRLRQFALKSAVAGGLNQPITQLIASMALSVVLVIALMQSATEGTTVGGFAAFITAMMLVISPLKHLADINQPLQRGLTAAEMIFGLMDQPFEEDEDRRLNMRALDKAKGGIRFENVNFSYQQEEGRKDALNGINLLIKPGEVVAFVGPSGGGKSTLVNLLPRFFKPTSGHIFLDDIPLENIVLADVRRQIAFVSQDVILFNDTIAANVAYGASDQNGIDRGRVIEALEAANLGALMKELPEGIDSMVGDNGNRLSGGQRQRLAIARAIYKNAPILILDEATSALDSESERQVQDALDRLMAGRTTLVIAHRLSTIEHADRIVVLEHGQIVENGSHEDLIKQDGLYANLHRIQFSNA, encoded by the coding sequence ATGAATGCTCAAGACCGTACCGCTCTAAATCGCTTAATTACCTACCTGAAACCCCATATTGGCCTGATTATTGGGTCATTGGTGGCTATGGCTTTTGTGGCAGCCGCCGAGACCTCTATTCCGGCTTTGATGAAGCCCTTGCTTGACCGGGGTTTTACTGGTCAGCTGAATAGCAAACTTTGGCAGGTGCCGGTTTTCTTGGTGGGCTTGGCTATGGTCCGCAGTTTGGCGCAATTCTTATCGAATTATTTATTGTCGCGAGTCATTAATTCGGTGTTGCTGAAATTACGTCAACAAATGTTTCAAACTTTGTTAAACGCAAGTACTGCCTTTTTCCAAAAAAATTCTGCATCCAATTTAATTAATGCCGTTGTATTTGAAGTGAATAATGTGCTTTCTATTATGGGGGGTATGCTCATCAGTCTGGTGCGAGACTCGCTTACAGTGGTCGGTCTCATGGGGTATTTGATTTATTTGAACTGGCAATTGACGCTTGTTGTATTAGTTATCTTCCCCATCATCGCATTCATTATGAGCAAAATTAATCGGCGCTTACGTTCTCTGAATCGCGAACAACAGACTTTGACCAGTGATTTAGCGTATATCGTGGAAGAGGCAGCAGCTGGCTATAAGATAGTTAAAGTTCATGGTGCTGAGCAATATGAGATGAATCGCTTTTTAGAAAAAGCGGACCGATTGCGCCAGTTTGCTTTGAAGTCTGCTGTGGCAGGCGGCTTGAACCAGCCGATTACTCAGTTGATCGCCTCAATGGCCTTATCGGTGGTGCTGGTGATTGCCTTAATGCAATCAGCCACTGAAGGCACGACAGTTGGCGGCTTTGCAGCCTTTATTACTGCGATGATGCTAGTCATCTCCCCCCTAAAACACTTGGCTGACATCAATCAACCCTTGCAGCGGGGTCTGACTGCCGCTGAAATGATCTTTGGCCTAATGGATCAGCCATTTGAAGAAGATGAAGATCGAAGGCTCAATATGAGAGCTTTGGATAAAGCAAAAGGTGGTATCCGCTTCGAGAATGTCAACTTCTCTTACCAGCAAGAAGAGGGCCGCAAAGATGCTTTAAATGGGATCAATCTTTTAATTAAGCCGGGTGAAGTAGTCGCCTTTGTTGGCCCATCGGGCGGAGGTAAATCTACCTTAGTGAATTTACTACCACGTTTCTTTAAGCCTACAAGTGGCCATATTTTCTTGGACGATATTCCTCTGGAGAATATTGTCTTAGCTGACGTCAGAAGGCAGATTGCATTCGTGAGTCAGGATGTCATCCTGTTTAATGACACTATTGCTGCAAACGTAGCCTATGGCGCTTCTGATCAAAATGGTATTGATCGAGGAAGAGTCATTGAGGCTTTAGAAGCCGCTAATCTGGGCGCGCTGATGAAAGAGTTGCCAGAGGGCATTGATTCTATGGTTGGTGACAATGGCAACCGCTTATCTGGCGGCCAGCGCCAGCGACTGGCAATCGCTCGTGCCATCTATAAGAACGCGCCTATCTTGATCTTAGATGAGGCTACTTCAGCGCTAGATTCAGAGTCTGAGCGTCAAGTTCAAGATGCCCTAGACCGACTGATGGCTGGCAGAACCACTCTGGTGATTGCACATCGCCTATCTACGATTGAGCATGCTGACCGCATTGTGGTGCTTGAGCATGGCCAAATTGTAGAAAACGGTTCTCATGAAGACTTAATTAAGCAGGATGGTCTGTATGCCAACTTGCATCGCATCCAGTTTTCTAACGCTTAA
- a CDS encoding YebC/PmpR family DNA-binding transcriptional regulator: MAGHSKWANIQHRKGRQDEKRGKIWTKLIKEITVAAKLGGGDIATNPRLRLAIDKAKDSNMPNDNVQRAIARGTGSLEGVSYEEIRYEGYGINGAAVIVDCLTDNRTRTVAEVRHAFNKNGGNMGTEGSVAFLFKHCGQMLFAPGTNEDQLMEVALDAGAEDVISHDDGSLEVLTPVPDFPKVQDAINKAGLKSELATVAMRPETEIALEGDQAESMQKLLDALENLDDVQEVFTNAAL, encoded by the coding sequence ATGGCCGGCCACTCGAAATGGGCCAATATTCAGCACCGCAAAGGTCGTCAAGACGAAAAACGCGGCAAGATTTGGACCAAACTCATTAAAGAAATTACCGTAGCTGCCAAATTAGGTGGCGGCGATATTGCTACCAATCCCCGTTTGCGCTTAGCCATTGATAAAGCCAAAGACTCCAATATGCCTAATGACAATGTGCAAAGAGCAATTGCGCGCGGCACAGGTTCGCTTGAAGGCGTGAGCTACGAAGAAATTCGTTACGAGGGATACGGCATCAATGGTGCTGCGGTCATCGTGGATTGCCTCACCGATAATCGCACTCGCACTGTTGCAGAAGTGCGTCATGCGTTTAATAAGAATGGCGGCAATATGGGAACCGAAGGTTCTGTAGCTTTTCTCTTTAAACACTGCGGTCAAATGCTATTTGCTCCTGGTACCAATGAAGATCAACTGATGGAAGTTGCTCTTGATGCAGGCGCGGAAGATGTTATTAGCCATGATGACGGGTCACTTGAAGTGCTTACTCCTGTGCCGGATTTTCCAAAGGTGCAAGATGCAATTAACAAGGCTGGTTTGAAGTCTGAACTCGCCACAGTGGCGATGCGCCCTGAAACAGAAATTGCATTGGAAGGTGATCAAGCCGAGAGTATGCAGAAATTACTCGATGCGCTTGAAAACTTAGATGACGTGCAAGAAGTATTTACGAACGCTGCTCTTTAA
- the rlmH gene encoding 23S rRNA (pseudouridine(1915)-N(3))-methyltransferase RlmH: MRLTIVSVGHKMPDWVATATNDYVKRMPADCAIEIKEIKPDLTPAKEAIKIAAAIPKGSKVIALDERGKDQTTQNLATHLASWRQEGFDITFLIGGADGLDPSLKTNAQALWRLSSLTLPHAMARVLLVEQLYRAWTILQGHPYHRE, encoded by the coding sequence ATGCGCTTAACAATTGTTTCTGTAGGTCACAAAATGCCGGACTGGGTAGCAACGGCTACCAATGATTACGTCAAGCGCATGCCAGCAGATTGCGCCATTGAGATCAAAGAGATTAAGCCAGACCTGACGCCCGCAAAAGAAGCGATCAAGATTGCGGCTGCAATCCCTAAAGGATCCAAAGTGATTGCCTTAGATGAGCGCGGTAAAGATCAGACAACCCAGAATCTGGCAACGCACCTGGCTTCCTGGCGCCAAGAAGGCTTTGATATCACTTTTTTAATTGGTGGAGCTGATGGTCTTGATCCCAGCCTAAAAACCAATGCTCAAGCTCTTTGGCGTCTTTCCAGCTTAACGCTCCCGCATGCGATGGCTAGAGTGTTGCTAGTAGAGCAACTCTATCGCGCATGGACTATCCTACAAGGCCACCCATACCACCGGGAATAA
- the hemF gene encoding oxygen-dependent coproporphyrinogen oxidase: protein MDIAALREYFLGLQDRITAAMGDLDGKAFVADEWHKPEDSKLKGYGRTCILDGGNILEKGGVGFSHVRGDQMPPSASHHRPEVAGRSFEAMGVSLVFHPNNPKVPTTHMNVRCFIAQAPDKEPVWWFGGGFDLTPYYGVDEDCKHFHQTAKDALDPFGDELYPRFKKWCDEYFYLKHREEPRGIGGVFFDDFNELGFEKSFAMTRAVGDAFIDAYLPIVQRRYQDAFTPEEKSFQEYRRGRYVEYNLIFDRGTIFGLHSGGRTESILMSMPPVVQWRYNWQPEPGTPEAKLYDYYLKPRDWLA from the coding sequence ATCGATATCGCAGCACTCCGAGAATACTTTCTGGGGCTGCAAGATCGCATTACCGCCGCAATGGGTGACTTAGATGGCAAAGCCTTTGTTGCTGATGAATGGCATAAGCCTGAAGATAGCAAGCTTAAAGGTTATGGTCGCACTTGTATTTTGGATGGCGGGAATATTCTCGAAAAAGGTGGGGTTGGTTTCTCACACGTGCGTGGTGATCAAATGCCTCCTTCTGCCTCACACCACCGCCCTGAAGTTGCGGGTCGCAGCTTTGAAGCCATGGGGGTCTCCTTGGTTTTTCATCCTAATAATCCTAAAGTACCAACCACCCATATGAATGTGCGCTGCTTTATTGCGCAAGCACCAGATAAAGAGCCTGTATGGTGGTTTGGGGGCGGCTTCGATCTCACGCCCTATTACGGCGTTGATGAAGACTGTAAACATTTTCATCAAACTGCTAAAGATGCCTTAGATCCTTTTGGCGATGAACTCTACCCCCGCTTTAAAAAGTGGTGTGACGAATACTTTTATCTCAAGCATCGCGAAGAACCACGTGGCATTGGTGGCGTATTTTTTGACGACTTTAATGAATTAGGATTTGAGAAGAGTTTTGCGATGACTCGTGCAGTAGGTGATGCATTTATTGATGCCTATCTACCCATTGTTCAGCGACGCTACCAAGATGCCTTTACTCCTGAGGAAAAGTCTTTCCAAGAATATCGCCGTGGGCGTTATGTGGAATACAACCTCATCTTTGATCGTGGCACCATCTTCGGACTGCACTCTGGCGGTCGTACTGAATCTATCTTAATGTCTATGCCACCTGTAGTTCAGTGGCGCTATAACTGGCAACCTGAACCTGGCACACCAGAAGCTAAGCTGTATGACTACTACCTCAAACCCCGCGATTGGCTAGCGTGA
- the rng gene encoding ribonuclease G produces MNEEILINITPQETRVALIQQGAVQELQIERTRQRGIVGNIYLAKVVRVLPGMQSAFIEIGLERTAFMHVADITQNNPQAQIEKLLFEGQTILVQVLKDPLGTKGARLTTQLSIAGRNLVYLPPAGSDTATEKYIGVSQRIDQAEEREAIKARLAGLMAADEKGGIIVRTSAQDASDTELQHDMHYLRTTWENIREAMKHHPAPTLLYQDLSLAERVLRDVAGEETTQIRVDSAENFEKLKGFANLYMPNLLGKLTLHRGERALFDLFDVDAEINKALGRRVDLKSGGYLMIDQTESMTTIDVNTGSYVGARNLDDTVFKTNLEAAQAIARQLRLRNLGGIIIIDFIDMVGKDHQESVLHELKRNLERDHARTSVSEFSALGLVEMTRKRTRESLAHITCEPCATCMGKGEIKTAQTICYEILREIVREHRQFNPREFRIVAAPDVIDLFLEEENQFLAQLGDFIGKPITLQAEGSFRQEQYDIVLS; encoded by the coding sequence ATGAATGAAGAAATCCTCATCAATATCACCCCGCAAGAAACGCGAGTTGCTTTAATTCAGCAAGGCGCTGTGCAGGAATTGCAGATTGAGCGCACTCGCCAGCGCGGTATTGTGGGCAATATCTATTTAGCCAAAGTTGTACGAGTGCTCCCGGGCATGCAATCAGCCTTTATTGAGATTGGTCTTGAGCGTACCGCATTTATGCACGTTGCTGACATTACCCAAAATAATCCCCAAGCCCAAATTGAGAAGCTGTTGTTTGAGGGGCAAACTATCTTGGTGCAAGTATTAAAAGATCCTTTGGGTACCAAAGGCGCTCGCTTAACAACCCAGCTCAGTATTGCTGGTCGCAATCTTGTGTATCTACCTCCAGCAGGTAGCGATACAGCAACCGAGAAATACATTGGCGTGTCCCAACGCATCGACCAAGCAGAAGAGCGTGAAGCCATTAAAGCCCGGCTTGCTGGGCTGATGGCCGCTGATGAAAAAGGTGGCATCATCGTGCGCACTAGCGCCCAAGATGCCTCTGATACTGAGTTACAGCACGATATGCATTATCTGCGCACCACTTGGGAAAATATTCGGGAGGCGATGAAGCATCATCCTGCACCCACGCTCTTGTATCAAGATCTCAGCCTAGCTGAGCGAGTGTTACGTGATGTAGCGGGTGAAGAAACAACGCAAATTCGGGTTGACTCTGCTGAGAATTTTGAGAAGCTGAAGGGTTTTGCCAATCTTTATATGCCCAATCTCTTAGGTAAGCTAACTTTGCATCGTGGTGAGCGCGCCCTCTTTGATTTATTTGATGTAGATGCAGAAATTAATAAAGCCTTAGGTCGTAGAGTGGATCTGAAATCTGGTGGCTATCTCATGATTGACCAAACAGAATCGATGACTACTATTGATGTCAATACTGGCAGCTATGTTGGTGCACGCAATCTGGATGACACTGTCTTTAAAACAAATCTAGAAGCAGCGCAAGCGATTGCTCGTCAATTACGCTTACGTAATCTTGGTGGCATCATCATTATTGACTTCATTGATATGGTTGGCAAAGATCATCAAGAGTCTGTTCTTCATGAGCTGAAGCGCAACCTGGAGCGTGATCATGCTCGCACCTCTGTTAGCGAATTTTCTGCTTTAGGTTTGGTAGAAATGACCCGCAAGCGTACCCGTGAATCCTTAGCTCACATTACCTGCGAACCTTGTGCCACTTGCATGGGCAAAGGGGAAATTAAAACCGCACAAACTATTTGCTATGAAATCTTGCGTGAGATTGTGCGCGAGCATCGCCAATTTAATCCCCGTGAATTTAGGATTGTGGCTGCACCTGATGTGATTGATCTATTTCTTGAAGAAGAAAATCAATTCTTAGCCCAATTGGGCGACTTCATTGGCAAGCCGATTACCCTCCAAGCAGAAGGTAGCTTCCGCCAAGAGCAATACGATATCGTTCTGAGTTAG
- a CDS encoding nicotinate-nucleotide adenylyltransferase, translating into MSTTKKIGILGGTFDPPHIGHLRLASHFAKILHLDELLLIPSGEPWQKGSDITPAEIRFQLTEAAGIDLARAFLYLSIPTQIGIDRIEIERAGPSYSIDTAKSLRERFGPEASLIWLTGVDSLIHLPSWNSWRDLFQYMNFAVASRPHYDLVAEMSPEIQELLETHQIQDPAALENQPAGLIYIDESLSVDLSSTDLRNRLKTPARSQIESEQIPSHTLQIITKLGLYQ; encoded by the coding sequence GTGAGTACTACCAAGAAAATTGGCATTTTGGGCGGGACATTTGACCCACCCCATATTGGCCATTTGAGATTAGCTAGCCATTTTGCAAAAATCTTGCACTTAGATGAGTTACTTCTCATACCGAGTGGTGAACCCTGGCAAAAAGGCTCTGACATTACTCCCGCAGAAATTCGGTTTCAATTAACGGAGGCTGCAGGTATTGATCTAGCTAGGGCATTCCTCTATCTGAGCATCCCCACCCAAATTGGCATTGACCGGATTGAAATTGAGCGTGCTGGTCCGAGCTACAGCATCGATACCGCTAAATCGCTACGTGAACGTTTTGGACCAGAGGCAAGTTTGATCTGGCTAACTGGAGTGGATTCATTAATCCATCTACCCAGCTGGAACTCTTGGCGCGATTTATTCCAATACATGAATTTTGCCGTTGCGAGCCGTCCTCACTATGACCTGGTTGCAGAAATGAGTCCGGAGATTCAAGAATTATTGGAGACTCATCAAATACAAGATCCAGCTGCCCTTGAAAATCAGCCTGCTGGCCTCATCTATATCGATGAAAGCCTATCGGTCGATCTTTCATCCACCGATCTACGCAATCGCCTCAAAACCCCTGCTCGCAGCCAAATCGAATCTGAACAAATTCCCTCGCATACTCTACAAATCATTACAAAACTGGGTTTGTATCAGTAA
- the purD gene encoding phosphoribosylamine--glycine ligase, with product MKILLIGSGGREHALAWKLAQSPQVQTVYVAPGNGGTATAKQTTAGIENLPITGLQELADFAKREKIHLTVVGPEAPLAAGIVDVFRNNGLRIFGPTQLAAQLESSKDFSKAFMKRHGIPTADYQTFSSALQAHAYIDAKGAPIVIKADGLAAGKGVVVAMSLEEAHAAVDMMLADNKLGNAGARVVIEEFLTGEEASFIVLVDGKHVLALATSQDHKRLLDGDQGPNTGGMGAYSPAPVVTPEIHARALREVIMPTVKGMEADGIPYTGFLYAGLMIAPDGKIKTLEFNCRMGDPETQPIMARLRSDLVDALDHAVDGKLNEVDLDWDRRTALGVVLAAHNYPDTPRNGDVITGIPADTEDQITFHAGTKLQDGKLVTSGGRVMCVVGLADTVRGAQQKAYEAINHIHFDGMQYRKDIGYRALK from the coding sequence ATGAAAATTCTTCTGATTGGATCTGGTGGACGCGAACATGCATTAGCTTGGAAGCTTGCACAATCACCTCAAGTACAAACTGTCTATGTAGCACCGGGCAATGGCGGCACTGCCACCGCTAAACAAACTACCGCTGGGATTGAGAATCTACCCATTACTGGGCTACAAGAATTAGCTGATTTTGCTAAAAGAGAAAAGATTCATCTCACCGTAGTTGGCCCAGAAGCGCCACTAGCTGCTGGGATTGTGGATGTCTTCCGTAACAATGGTTTGCGCATTTTTGGCCCCACTCAGTTAGCTGCTCAATTGGAGTCCTCGAAGGATTTCTCAAAAGCGTTTATGAAGCGTCACGGCATTCCAACTGCCGATTACCAAACTTTCTCCAGCGCACTGCAAGCACACGCCTATATCGATGCCAAGGGCGCGCCAATCGTCATTAAGGCGGATGGCCTGGCCGCTGGTAAAGGTGTAGTGGTAGCAATGTCTCTTGAAGAAGCCCATGCAGCAGTGGACATGATGCTGGCTGATAACAAATTGGGTAACGCTGGCGCTCGGGTAGTGATTGAAGAATTTCTCACGGGTGAAGAAGCGAGCTTTATTGTTTTAGTAGATGGTAAACACGTTTTGGCTTTAGCAACCAGCCAAGATCACAAGCGCTTATTAGATGGTGATCAAGGTCCTAACACTGGTGGGATGGGCGCCTACTCTCCTGCGCCAGTAGTCACCCCAGAAATTCATGCGCGAGCCTTACGCGAAGTCATCATGCCGACAGTGAAAGGCATGGAGGCTGATGGCATTCCATACACCGGCTTCTTATATGCTGGCTTGATGATTGCACCCGATGGCAAGATCAAAACTTTGGAATTTAATTGCCGCATGGGCGATCCCGAGACACAGCCCATCATGGCACGTCTACGTAGTGATCTGGTAGACGCTTTAGATCATGCTGTCGATGGCAAGCTCAATGAGGTAGATCTGGATTGGGACCGTCGTACAGCCTTAGGTGTAGTGCTAGCTGCCCATAACTATCCCGACACGCCACGAAATGGGGATGTCATTACTGGCATCCCAGCAGATACTGAAGACCAAATCACTTTCCATGCTGGAACCAAATTGCAAGATGGCAAGCTAGTGACTTCTGGCGGTCGCGTGATGTGTGTTGTCGGTCTTGCAGATACCGTTCGGGGCGCCCAACAAAAAGCGTACGAAGCGATTAATCATATTCACTTTGATGGCATGCAATATCGTAAAGATATTGGCTATCGTGCCCTTAAATAA
- a CDS encoding glycosyltransferase family 2 protein — protein sequence MPTLSVILITRNEEANLDDCLASLEGIAQQIVVVDTASADRTLEIAQKYGAVIASPPDWPGFGPQKNRALDLAMGDWVLSLDADERLTPALRSEILTAIHHSAHIDCFAIPRLSWYCGRFIRHSGWTPDYVDRLFKRGTARFSNDLVHERLIPNGQVAKLENPMLHFSFMNYSQVLQKLDRYSTASAEQAFSKGKTSTPVKAVLHGLWAFFRTYIIRAGFLDGAQGFALAVSNGQGTYYRYIKLWHLNQEARK from the coding sequence ATGCCCACCTTATCAGTCATACTCATCACCCGCAATGAAGAGGCCAATTTGGACGATTGTCTAGCCTCCCTGGAGGGCATTGCCCAGCAGATAGTAGTGGTTGATACCGCTAGTGCAGACCGCACCCTTGAGATCGCCCAAAAATATGGCGCTGTCATTGCCAGTCCACCAGATTGGCCCGGTTTTGGGCCTCAAAAGAACCGTGCTTTAGATCTGGCGATGGGGGATTGGGTTTTGTCATTGGATGCTGATGAGCGCCTTACCCCAGCCCTACGCTCAGAAATTTTGACAGCTATTCACCATAGCGCCCATATAGATTGTTTTGCTATCCCCCGTCTTTCTTGGTACTGCGGACGCTTTATTCGCCATTCAGGCTGGACGCCGGATTATGTTGATCGCCTCTTTAAAAGGGGTACTGCCCGCTTTTCAAATGATCTGGTGCATGAACGATTAATTCCCAATGGGCAAGTAGCCAAGCTTGAAAATCCCATGCTGCACTTTAGCTTCATGAATTATTCCCAGGTCTTACAAAAGCTAGATCGCTATTCCACCGCCTCTGCCGAACAAGCATTTTCTAAAGGCAAAACCAGCACCCCAGTTAAAGCAGTCCTCCATGGACTTTGGGCATTCTTTCGTACTTATATTATTCGCGCCGGATTCTTAGATGGTGCGCAAGGCTTTGCTTTAGCAGTTTCTAATGGCCAAGGTACTTACTATCGCTATATCAAGTTGTGGCATCTGAATCAGGAAGCCCGTAAATGA
- a CDS encoding nucleoside triphosphate pyrophosphatase, translating into MHSFIYLASQSPRRQELLRQLGVHFEMLAPAPGEETESIEIPLPHEKAYDYVQRVTLAKSKAALQRWHKSGLEWAPILCADTTVSIPNSADAEILGKPTDAVDAARILNLLSAQVHEVLTAVAITVTPQAAPLAFVQVSKVQFSAVSPDQINHYIASGEPFGKAGAYGIQGLGGAFIPSIEGSYSGIMGLPLYETAQLLKRAQVTCI; encoded by the coding sequence GTGCATTCGTTTATCTATCTAGCCTCCCAAAGCCCACGTCGCCAGGAGCTATTAAGGCAGCTGGGCGTTCACTTTGAAATGCTAGCCCCAGCTCCCGGTGAGGAGACTGAGAGTATTGAAATACCCCTTCCCCATGAAAAAGCATATGACTATGTTCAACGGGTCACCCTGGCAAAGAGTAAAGCTGCTTTACAACGCTGGCATAAAAGTGGTTTGGAATGGGCGCCCATCTTGTGCGCAGATACTACGGTCAGCATTCCCAATAGTGCTGATGCGGAGATTTTGGGTAAACCAACAGACGCCGTCGACGCAGCACGAATATTAAATTTACTCAGCGCCCAAGTTCATGAGGTACTTACCGCAGTTGCCATTACTGTTACTCCACAAGCAGCCCCTCTCGCTTTCGTACAAGTATCCAAGGTCCAGTTTTCAGCTGTATCGCCGGATCAAATCAATCATTACATTGCCAGTGGGGAGCCTTTCGGTAAAGCAGGAGCTTACGGCATCCAGGGCCTTGGGGGTGCCTTTATTCCCTCAATAGAGGGAAGCTATAGCGGTATCATGGGCCTTCCCTTATATGAAACAGCCCAACTTTTAAAGCGCGCTCAAGTGACATGCATATGA
- a CDS encoding glycosyltransferase family 2 protein, with translation MISILLATYNWPQALKLCLESLATQTDRDFEIIIADDGSTETTKHAIEQFKTSCSIAIQHLWQEDQGFRKTTILNQAIAAARGEYLIFLDGDCIVQPDFVARHRNLAQQGHLVTGSRVLLNEKLTKEILTWPHWDFQRFSAGLLAKRIRGEINKYLPLKMKLGSGRWRDYKKFVWRRIKGCNMACWKVDAQAISGFDETMTGWGHEDADFIFRLQRNHIIRKSGAWATEVLHLFHQIHDQSNAAENARRVRDKILAKAM, from the coding sequence ATGATTTCAATTTTGTTGGCCACCTACAATTGGCCACAAGCACTCAAGCTCTGCCTCGAATCCCTTGCCACCCAAACGGATCGTGATTTTGAAATCATTATTGCTGACGATGGTTCTACTGAGACTACTAAGCATGCTATTGAGCAGTTCAAAACATCCTGCTCTATCGCAATTCAACACCTCTGGCAAGAAGATCAAGGATTTCGGAAAACGACTATTCTCAATCAAGCGATTGCTGCTGCTCGGGGAGAGTATCTAATCTTTCTAGATGGTGATTGCATTGTGCAGCCCGATTTTGTAGCCCGTCATCGCAACCTAGCCCAACAAGGGCATTTGGTGACAGGTAGTCGCGTCTTGCTAAATGAAAAACTCACCAAGGAAATCTTGACCTGGCCGCATTGGGATTTCCAACGCTTTAGTGCTGGCCTTTTAGCCAAACGCATTCGCGGGGAAATTAACAAGTACCTACCCCTCAAGATGAAGCTCGGCAGTGGCAGATGGCGAGATTACAAAAAGTTCGTTTGGCGTCGCATTAAAGGCTGCAATATGGCTTGCTGGAAAGTAGATGCTCAAGCCATTAGTGGCTTTGATGAAACTATGACCGGCTGGGGTCATGAAGATGCTGATTTTATATTCCGCTTACAACGTAATCACATCATCCGCAAATCAGGTGCATGGGCAACTGAAGTCTTGCATTTATTTCATCAGATTCACGATCAAAGTAATGCCGCTGAAAATGCGCGCCGCGTTCGTGACAAGATTCTTGCTAAGGCAATGTAA
- a CDS encoding glycosyltransferase family 9 protein, protein MAKFSNLKPKKVLFIATRQIGDVLVTTPLISKARELWPDAEFHFLGYRGKLDMLHGNPNITEVIETSDRPGFGEYLSLFNRLFQRYDLAIVTQPSDRAYLYGLVAAFRRVGVLGGHPQGKDAWDQSKRSKSDKQNAWKKFICMHTVDVDYFKQHVIAEKLRLLEAFFKSPAELFNKPIAVTPPAGKVLTPIIANTLVQPYVVIHPGPLTAYKRWPLAHWQHIITWLVSKGFQVVLSASPAKQDVQLNQDIFSLLDEQTRAKVMNTAGKLSIPQAGTLLRGAALYIGVDTSITHLAAACNTPTITLFGATPPTNFGPWPNGFIGEQPYQLRARSQTVGNVTILQGPGECVPCRKAGCLDRADSYSECLDLLEPAQVIEAIEQVLQK, encoded by the coding sequence ATGGCCAAATTTTCTAACCTTAAACCTAAAAAAGTTTTGTTTATTGCCACTCGGCAAATTGGTGATGTACTTGTCACCACCCCACTCATTAGCAAAGCCAGAGAGCTTTGGCCAGATGCAGAGTTTCATTTTCTAGGTTATCGCGGCAAGCTAGATATGCTCCATGGCAATCCGAACATTACTGAAGTCATTGAAACTTCAGATCGCCCTGGATTTGGAGAATACCTTTCTCTCTTCAATCGCTTATTTCAGCGCTATGACTTGGCGATCGTTACTCAGCCAAGCGATAGAGCTTACCTGTATGGCTTAGTTGCCGCTTTCAGAAGAGTCGGTGTTTTGGGAGGTCATCCTCAAGGCAAAGATGCTTGGGATCAATCCAAAAGAAGTAAGAGCGATAAACAAAATGCATGGAAAAAATTCATTTGCATGCATACCGTGGATGTGGATTACTTTAAGCAACATGTCATTGCAGAAAAATTACGCTTACTTGAAGCCTTCTTCAAAAGTCCCGCTGAATTATTTAATAAACCAATCGCCGTTACCCCACCTGCTGGAAAAGTACTGACCCCAATCATTGCTAATACGCTGGTACAGCCTTATGTCGTGATTCATCCAGGGCCGCTTACGGCCTATAAGCGTTGGCCTCTAGCGCATTGGCAACACATCATTACCTGGCTAGTAAGCAAGGGTTTCCAAGTCGTATTAAGTGCTTCTCCAGCAAAGCAGGATGTGCAACTGAATCAAGACATCTTCTCCTTACTGGATGAGCAAACTCGTGCAAAAGTAATGAATACTGCTGGGAAGCTATCGATCCCTCAAGCTGGGACGCTTTTGCGTGGAGCTGCTCTCTACATTGGGGTGGATACCTCAATTACCCATTTAGCAGCAGCTTGTAATACGCCAACCATCACCTTATTTGGCGCCACACCACCTACTAACTTTGGCCCGTGGCCTAATGGCTTTATCGGCGAGCAGCCCTATCAATTACGCGCCCGCTCTCAAACTGTAGGTAATGTCACTATCCTTCAGGGCCCAGGTGAATGCGTTCCTTGCCGCAAAGCAGGCTGCTTAGATCGGGCTGATAGCTATAGTGAATGCTTGGATTTATTAGAGCCTGCTCAAGTCATCGAAGCGATTGAGCAAGTATTGCAAAAGTAA